A section of the Pseudorasbora parva isolate DD20220531a chromosome 2, ASM2467924v1, whole genome shotgun sequence genome encodes:
- the LOC137046069 gene encoding uncharacterized protein, with the protein MDEYKDGDRASQKSAGSSRTSVSTASAAARARARAEAACVRASFAEKEGKLKIEQAEKEAKALLEKARLTAELSALTLQREAAAAVAQAKILEAAEEQLKVPDDKSAIRSYKEESMQRTNDYVTQQAELQKHSHRHEFVPVKQEESLVTWDKSLEPLPLIPHSQNQVKSPERCITMSDSYFLPLKISPNIPETNNEQWPHPQSGAHTNLYTTAQPYTPLHYASRAESVKGPPMTEFVKFLARRELVTTGLRQFDDRPESFRAWQSSFLNAIKELDISASEELDLLTKWLGKESGHYVNRIRLMHVNNPQVALRKAWDRLVECYASPEIIEDALFKKLDMFTKISNNDFVRLRELGDLLMEILSAKQDGYLPGLAFLDTARGISPIVAKLSHSLQDKWVAQGSRFKTEHNGVFPPFSFFAEFICYEARIRNDPSFSLTRSSDIYPKERPILRMERIPLSTHKTDVLSDKRVENPGKYCPIHNRPHPLKKCRTFRAKHIDERKSFLRENGICYRCCTSTSHLAKDCKVTVMCSECESNRHVTVMHPGPPCQVPKSPTPQTSYGAEGDDSELSSSTVTSHCTEICGKGQPGKSCSKICLVQVFPQNHPEKVVKMYAILDDQSNRSLANTEFFELFGIESEPSSYSLRTCAGVTNMSGRKAECFMISPAAGGASFALPPLIECNQILASRCEIPTPNVVLNHAHLKSIASQIPKLDPNAQILLLLGRDIIRVHKVRQQINGPHDAPFAQRLDLGWVVVGEVCLGNAHIPSASTFRTNILENGRTTYLSPCTSYMNLKEEVPYSGETRGVILGAHKNSMYGTSEDSLGCDVFQRTENDNKLAPSIEDTAFLRIMNSDVHKDEENSWVAPLPFREPRQMLPNNREQALNRFHSLQRTFTKKPEMEKQFVSFMKKILENDHAELAPPLKEGEECWFLPIFAVYHPKKPDQIRVVFDSSAQHHGISLNNVLLTGPDLNNNLLGVLLRFRKETVAITADIQQMFHCFKVREDHRNFLRFFWFRDSDPTKDVIEYRMKVHVFGNSPSPAVAIYGLRRAASEGENVHGSDTRQFVERHFYVDDGLVSLPTDDQAVSLLQRTRASLAESNLRLHKIASNSPAVMQAFPQEEHAKTIKDLDLSGEIPLVQRTLGLCWEIVGDTFTYDVSTVGKPFTRRGVLSTVNSIFDPLGIASPVTIQGRALLRELSNCTSEWDDVLPEEKRAEWGTWQDSLKDLRQLHIPRTYTSISLSKAKLVELCIFSDASTKAIGAVAYLRVIDHDGNSDVGFVLGKSKLAPQHKPTIPRLELCAAVLAVEIADLIRHEMDLRLHAVRFYCDSKVVLGYIHNETKRFYVYVYNRVHRIRQSSRPEQWFYIPTELNPADHASRGVAASQLNDSAWLKGPSFLSKPYTSLQEAPESYKLVCPEQDVEIRQDVLSYCTQIRLNGLGTERFQRFSTWKTLVRAIALLIHIVRTIKSKNGCEEHVGWHRCDKLRTSQEYSLACNAIFRATQQESFPMEYAALSERKALPKNSPLLKLDPVLKEGLIRIGGRLENSPLSSIERNPLVLPKHNHISSLLVHHYHEKVEHQGRHFTEGALRRAGFWIIGGKRLISSILHHCVTCRKLRRKMEEQIMADLPPERLNTNPPFTYVGLDVFGPWMVSARRTRGGHAESKRWAILFTCMSIRAVHIEVIESMDASSCINALRRFFSIRGPAKQLRSDCGTNFVGASKELGLNKLQQEEKVLRYLSEQGCSWEFNPPHSSHRGGSWERMIGVARRILDHILLREHTPFSHEVLCTLMAEVSAIINARPLIPVSSDPESPFILTPAVLLTQKGAVPPPPGKFGDRDLLLNQWRQVQALANEFWLRWKREYLPTLQSRRKWNKTCRNLQAGDVVLLKDNQAARNTWPMAVVTSAIHSQDGKVRTVSLRTTAQGTPKAFTRPVTEVVLLLPSTD; encoded by the coding sequence ATGGACGAATATAAGGACGGCGACAGAGCTTCTCAGAAGAGTGCAGGCAGCAGTCGCACATCAGTTTCAACAGCCAGTGCAGCGGCAAGGGCCCGTGCAAGGGCTGAAGCAGCATGTGTCCGTGCATCCTTCGCTGAAAAAGAAGGCAAGTTAAAAATTGAACAAGCAGAGAAGGAAGCAAAAGCACTCCTAGAGAAGGCTAGACTCACTGCTGAATTGAGTGCTTTAACACTCCAGAGGGAGGCAGCAGCGGCTGTAGCGCAGGCAAAGATATTAGAAGCAGCTGAGGAACAGTTAAAAGTACCAGATGACAAAAGTGCTATAAGATCATACAAGGAAGAAAGTATGCAGCGTACAAATGACTATGTTACACAGCAAGCTGAGTTACAAAAACATTCACACCGTCATGAATTTGTACCTGTCAAGCAAGAGGAAAGCTTAGTAACGTGGGACAAGTCGCTTGAACCATTGCCACTTATCCCTCATTCTCAAAATCAGGTTAAATCGCCAGAGAGATGTATCACTATGTCTGATTCCTACTTTTTGCCTCTCAAGATAAGCCCTAACATCCCAGAGACCAATAACGAACAGTGGCCACATCCTCAGTCAGGCGCTCATACCAATCTATACACCACAGCGCAGCCCTATACTCCTCTTCACTATGCTTCCCGGGCCGAATCGGTCAAAGGCCCCCCCATGACTGAGTTCGTAAAGTTTCTGGCACGCCGTGAATTGGTGACTACAGGGCTCCGTCAGTTCGATGACAGACCAGAAAGTTTCAGAGCATGGCAGTCCTCATTCTTAAATGCCATAAAAGAGCTCGACATCTCAGCTAGCGAAGAGTTGGACCTATTGACTAAGTGGCTAGGAAAGGAATCAGGCCATTATGTCAATAGAATACGTCTCATGCATGTTAACAATCCTCAGGTTGCTCTTAGGAAAGCCTGGGACAGACTGGTCGAATGTTATGCTTCACCTGAGATAATCGAGGATGCGCTGTTCAAGAAACTGGATATGTTTACAAAAATTTCCAACAATGATTTTGTGAGACTTAGGGAACTTGGAGATCTACTAATGGAGATCTTATCGGCGAAGCAAGATGGATACCTGCCCGGTTTGGCTTTTTTGGATACCGCTCGGGGCATCAGTCCTATAGTAGCAAAGCTCTCACACTCTCTTCAGGACAAATGGGTAGCCCAAGGATCCAGGTTCAAAACAGAACACAACGGGGTTTTCCCCCCTTTTTCATTCTTTGCTGAGTTTATTTGCTATGAGGCACGCATCAGGAACGATCCTAGTTTCTCTCTTACTCGTTCCAGCGATATCTATCCCAAGGAAAGACCAATTCTCAGGATGGAAAGAATTCCATTATCAACTCACAAAACGGATGTTCTCAGTGACAAGAGAGTAGAGAACCCAGGAAAGTACTGCCCAATACACAACAGACCACACCCTTTGAAAAAGTGTCGCACTTTCAGAGCCAAACATATCGACGAGAGAAAATCTTTCCTCCGTGAGAACGGCATATGTTATAGGTGTTGCACATCCACTTCTCATTTGGCCAAAGACTGCAAGGTAACTGTCATGTGTAGTGAATGCGAAAGTAATCGCCACGTCACAGTCATGCACCCTGGCCCACCTTGTCAGGTGCCTAAGTCTCCTACCCCGCAAACGAGCTATGGAGCAGAAGGAGATGACAGCGAATTGTCATCCTCCACGGTGACGTCACACTGTACCGAGATCTGTGGCAAAGGGCAACCAGGAAAATCATGCTCTAAGATATGCTTGGTGCAGGTGTTTCCTCAGAATCATCCAGAGAAGGTTGTCAAAATGTACGCAATACTCGACGATCAGAGTAATCGCTCATTGGCAAACACAGAGTTCTTTGAACTGTTTGGGATAGAGAGCGAACCTTCCTCTTATTCCCTTCGGACATGTGCTGGTGTTACCAACATGTCTGGCAGGAAGGCTGAATGTTTCATGATATCACCGGCTGCAGGAGGTGCTTCCTTTGCTCTACCACCACTCATAGAGTGCAATCAAATACTGGCCAGCAGATGTGAGATACCTACCCCGAATGTAGTCTTGAATCACGCTCACTTGAAGTCAATCGCAAGCCAAATTCCCAAACTCGATCCCAATGCTCAGATCCTTCTTCTACTGGGGAGAGACATCATTAGGGTGCACAAGGTCAGACAACAAATTAATGGCCCACATGATGCACCCTTTGCCCAAAGGTTAGACTTGGGTTGGGTGGTAGTTGGTGAGGTATGTTTGGGAAACGCCCATATACCTAGTGCGAGCACCTTCAGGACCAATATATTAGAGAATGGTCGCACCACTTACCTTTCACCCTGCACTAGTTACATGAACCTGAAAGAGGAAGTACCTTACAGCGGGGAGACTCGGGGTGTTATCCTCGGAGCGCACAAAAACAGCATGTACGGTACCTCAGAAGACAGCCTTGGTTGCGATGTGTTCCAGAGAACTGAGAACGACAATAAACTAGCCCCATCCATTGAAGATACAGCATTCTTAAGAATCATGAATTCAGATGTTCACAAGGATGAAGAAAACAGTTGGGTCGCCCCATTGCCCTTCAGAGAGCCAAGACAAATGCTCCCCAACAATCGTGAACAAGCTCTTAATAGGTTTCATTCTCTGCAGCGTACCTTTACTAAGAAACCAGAGATGGAAAAACAGTTTGTCTCTTTCATGAAGAAGATTTTGGAGAATGACCATGCTGAACTTGCACCACCACTGAAGGAGGGAGAGGAGTGTTGGTTCCTGCCGATCTTTGCGGTTTACCACCCAAAAAAGCCAGATCAAATCAGGGTGGTTTTCGACTCCAGCGCTCAACATCATGGTATCTCCCTCAACAACGTCTTGTTAACGGGGCCCGATCTGAACAATAATTTGCTGGGAGTCCTTCTTCGATTCCGTAAGGAAACCGTAGCCATCACAGCTGACATCCAACAAATGTTCCATTGTTTCAAGGTCAGAGAGGATCATCGTAACTTTCTAAGGTTTTTCTGGTTCAGGGACAGCGACCCTACAAAGGATGTCATAGAGTACCGCATGAAGGTACATGTTTTTGGCAATAGCCCTTCCCCTGCCGTTGCCATTTACGGGCTAAGGCGAGCTGCTAGCGAGGGTGAGAATGTGCATGGCTCAGATACTCGACAGTTCGTGGAAAGACACTTCTATGTGGATGATGGGCTTGTGTCCCTACCTACTGATGATCAAGCAGTCAGTCTCCTCCAAAGAACACGAGCATCTTTAGCTGAATCGAACCTTCGTTTGCATAAGATTGCTTCAAACAGCCCAGCTGTTATGCAAGCCTTTCCTCAAGAGGAACACGCTAAGACTATAAAGGACTTAGACCTTAGTGGTGAAATTCCTCTTGTACAGCGGACTCTTGGGTTGTGTTGGGAGATAGTGGGCGACACCTTCACCTATGATGTGTCAACAGTCGGCAAACCATTCACAAGACGTGGCGTGCTGTCCACTGTAAACAGTATCTTTGATCCACTCGGCATAGCCTCTCCAGTCACCATACAAGGCAGAGCTCTACTACGGGAACTCTCAAACTGCACCTCAGAATGGGATGATGTACTTCCGGAAGAAAAGAGAGCAGAATGGGGAACATGGCAAGACTCCCTCAAGGACCTGAGGCAACTGCATATTCCTCGAACCTACACCTCAATTTCCCTCTCTAAGGCCAAACTTGTAGAACTGTGCATTTTTTCTGACGCATCCACTAAAGCAATCGGCGCGGTGGCTTACCTCAGGGTCATTGACCATGATGGAAATAGTGATGTCGGATTCGTCTTAGGAAAATCCAAACTAGCACCACAACACAAACCAACTATTCCGCGTCTTGAACTCTGTGCCGCAGTGTTGGCAGTTGAAATTGCAGACCTGATTCGCCATGAGATGGATCTCAGATTGCACGCCGTCAGATTTTACTGCGATAGCAAAGTAGTCTTAGGGTACATACACAATGAGACAAAGCGTTTTTATGTGTACGTGTATAACAGAGTTCACCGAATTCGCCAATCTTCCAGGCCTGAGCAGTGGTTCTATATTCCGACTGAGCTCAACCCAGCTGACCACGCCTCTAGAGGAGTTGCCGCATCCCAACTCAACGATTCGGCATGGCTTAAGGGTCCATCGTTCCTTTCCAAGCCATACACATCCTTGCAGGAAGCGCCTGAATCATACAAACTTGTCTGTCCAGAACAGGATGTTGAGATAAGGCAGGATGTCCTCAGCTATTGCACCCAAATTAGACTTAATGGTTTAGGGACAGAAAGATTCCAGAGATTCTCTACATGGAAAACCCTTGTAAGAGCTATTGCCCTTTTGATCCACATCGTTCGCACGATCAAATCCAAGAATGGTTGTGAAGAACATGTAGGGTGGCATCGTTGCGATAAACTTCGAACCTCACAAGAGTATTCGCTAGCCTGCAATGCCATTTTCAGAGCAACTCAACAGGAGAGCTTTCCTATGGAATATGCAGCCCTTTCTGAAAGGAAAGCCCTACCAAAGAACAGCCCTCTCTTGAAACTGGATCCCGTTCTCAAGGAAGGTTTGATCAGAATCGGAGGAAGGTTGGAAAATTCTCCTTTAAGCTCCATTGAAAGGAACCCCTTGGTTCTACCCAAGCACAACCACATCTCCAGTCTGTTAGTGCATCACTACCATGAGAAAGTAGAACATCAAGGGCGTCATTTTACGGAGGGAGCCTTGAGAAGGGCTGGTTTCTGGATAATTGGAGGGAAAAGGCTGATTAGCTCAATCCTACACCACTGTGTTACCTGCCGTAAGCTCCGCAGGAAAATGGAGGAACAAATTATGGCAGACTTGCCTCCTGAGCGCCTAAACACAAATCCCCCATTTACCTACGTAGGTTTGGACGTTTTTGGACCTTGGATGGTCAGTGCGAGACGTACTAGAGGCGGACACGCGGAGAGCAAACGCTGGGCTATATTGTTTACTTGCATGAGCATAAGAGCGGTGCATATCGAGGTCATCGAATCAATGGATGCTTCCAGCTGCATCAATGCTCTGAGACGATTCTTTTCCATACGAGGACCCGCAAAGCAGCTGAGGTCCGATTGCGGCACAAACTTTGTGGGAGCAAGCAAAGAGCTAGGACTAAACAAGCTGCAACAGGAGGAAAAGGTTCTCAGATATCTGAGTGAGCAGGGCTGTTCCTGGGAGTTCAACCCTCCTCATTCTTCGCACAGAGGAGGTTCTTGGGAAAGAATGATTGGAGTGGCCCGCAGAATCCTCGATCACATCTTACTAAGAGAACACACTCCTTTCTCCCATGAAGTCTTGTGTACACTTATGGCCGAAGTTTCAGCCATCATCAACGCCAGACCACTCATTCCTGTATCAAGTGACCCAGAGTCCCCATTCATCTTGACTCCAGCAGTGTTGCTTACTCAGAAGGGAGCAGTCCCACCTCCGCCAGGGAAGTTCGGTGACAGGGATCTTCTTCTCAATCAGTGGAGACAAGTACAAGCCCTTGCCAACGAGTTCTGGCTCCGATGGAAAAGGGAGTACCTACCAACCCTACAGAGTCGCAGAAAATGGAATAAGACATGTCGCAACTTGCAAGCAGGTGACGTTGTCTTGTTGAAAGATAACCAAGCTGCTCGTAATACATGGCCTATGGCAGTGGTCACCTCTGCTATTCATAGCCAAGATGGAAAAGTACGTACAGTTAGTTTAAGGACCACTGCTCAAGGTACTCCAAAGGCCTTCACAAGGCCCGTTACAGAGGTCGTCCTACTGTTACCCTCAACAGATTAA